One window of Medicago truncatula cultivar Jemalong A17 chromosome 2, MtrunA17r5.0-ANR, whole genome shotgun sequence genomic DNA carries:
- the LOC25488324 gene encoding uncharacterized methyltransferase At2g41040, chloroplastic produces MAASASHFLHPLNQIQFPKCPHLFTKSHFHPRLLRSQTQRFNIRATSAVVVDSPLDLSTKKDQGTQVDLFACPICYEPLIRKGPIGLNLPAIYRSGFKCKRCQKSYTSKDGYLDLTVTSGLRDYVEVQPNRTELFRSPLVSFLYERGWRQNFRQSGFPGPDEEFRMAQEYFEPAKGGRIVDVSCGSGLFSRKFAKSGTYSGVIALDFSENMLRQCYDFIKKDDTLSTTNLALVRADVSRLPFESGSVDAVHAGAALHCWPSPSNAVAEITRVLRSGGVFVGTTFLRYTSSTSWVARLFRERSSLGYGYLTEEEIKDLCTSCGLTNYSCKIQKSFIMFTAQKP; encoded by the exons ATGGCCGCTTCTGCTTCTCATTTCCTTCACCCTCTTAATCAAATACAATTCCCCAAATGCCCTCACCTTTTTACTAAATCCCACTTTCACCCTCGCCTTCTCCGCTCTCAAACCCAAAGGTTCAATATCCGTGCCACCTCTGCTGTTGTTGTGGACTCTCCGTTg GATTTAAGTACGAAGAAGGATCAGGGAACACAAGTTGACTTATTCGCATGCCCGATATGTTACGAACCATTGATAAGAAAAGGTCCCATTGGCCTGAACTT GCCAGCAATATACAGATCTGGTTTCAAGTGTAAGAGATGTCAAAAATCGTACACTAGCAAAGACGGATATCTGGATCTGACAGTGACTTCTGGGTTGAGAGATTATGTAGAAGTTCAACCAAATCGGACAGAACTTTTTAG GAGTCCCCTTGTTTCATTCCTATATGAAAGAGGTTGGCGTCAAAATTTCAGGCAAAGTGGCTTTCCTGGTCCTGATGAAGAG TTCAGAATGGCTCAAGAGTACTTTGAGCCTGCTAAAGGTGGTCGGATTGTCGATGTTAGCTGTGGAAGTGGTCTATTTTCCCGAAAATTTGCCAAATCTGGAACCTACTCTGGAGTAATTGCTCTAGATTTTTCTGAAAATATGCTCCGTCAATGCTACGATTTCATTAAGAAAGATGACACACTATCAACCAC TAATCTTGCCCTTGTAAGAGCAGATGTTTCTAGGCTTCCCTTTGAATCAGGTTCAGTTGATGCGGTTCATGCTGGTGCTGCTTTGCATTGCTGGCCATCTCCCTCCAATGCT GTTGCCGAAATCACCCGTGTACTAAGAAGTGGTGGGGTATTTGTTGGAACCACTTTTCTTCGTTACACTTCATCAACTTCCTGGGTTGCACGCCTGTTCAGAGAG AGGTCTTCTCTAGGCTATGGCTACTTAACAGAAGAAGAAATCAAAGACCTTTGCACTTCATGTGGTCTTACAAATTATTCATGCAAAATTCAGAAGTCTTTTATTATGTTTACGGCTCAAAAGCCATAA